One Erpetoichthys calabaricus chromosome 9, fErpCal1.3, whole genome shotgun sequence genomic region harbors:
- the kmt2a gene encoding histone-lysine N-methyltransferase 2A isoform X1, whose product MAHSCRWRFPARPGGSNGVGASGAAGSSRRAARVRISASPLRLEPGFDAALQVSAAISNNLRRFWEAFGDSSGSSSGEEDLFVGFSSHSEKRRLHNSTRPNAVSGRVRQVRKPRGRPPRVIKVARNSALLDSPSSKVDVAAVRHPQRKKAPGRPPALGEKRRGRPPTSGASKDVQHLHSPSGSQEKRETALQSVGGSPRKEVQEDVKERKLAKRALHWTVHQHETSRLGRIPKIKRLRAVKLAALKPRLKAMGRKGVSMPATQKRRGRPPSSERLKAVVTAATFGTEQKISRVRRERDQHSKLRSSPSPASTGPCLVPASPTRTGRGCSVGVRQSPRRVKPVRIVPPTKRTDATIAKQLLQRAKKGAQKKMMEKEAATGVAVGVEPGARRRRTQLKSIRQFIMPVVSTVSSRIIKTPKRFIEDEASFVSPPPHVKVARLETVATSGVPPSSSSSSSSSSAAAASSPPASLPLPPPPPPTSGVLASSCASNGRFSSSAASCGSSEKSSAVSQHSSQLSSGESSRSSSPSLDTSTDSQASEGTQGSPSSPGERDVVSRPLSPPPGLEERVVRSRRFQSAKKTAASPPQAGSQQASSTASSSSSPPHPPLLAPSLPTQPATSASSAATGIVEHHSHHPHWILPHAISPFLPTSAVVSPLQEKRKSILREPTFRWISSKHSRSETPYFSTAKYAKEGLIRKPIFDNIRPPPLTPEDVGLLPPPSGGAAGFAAPGGAAAASGRLFSPLHHHHHHHHHHHHLRFESQHHKRSPLLRAPRFTPSEAHSRIFESLTLPSPQSSAKGSPIASSSPLQSSSSSSSASRSRRQRRVFSPLPAQPRSPSHSMRTRSSRSGNQNSTNARELSPLAQHSSSLPEAPLGSLVSSALTSPAFSSFSPADGVAEPGGSRKHGSGVSTSSSPLYPLFPVSKRGKERVCSKEAEREALTEGDREREKENKRDSGSRKEREKKGRSAVLDVQGAVEGKESEEITAAVSPTQKKLGRKKSLSTDPEGNLASEPAEAAAAKSRLSRKSRGGPLELDGGSKEERGLQPVVSASQSSPQPAAPAAKQPTAASLGSMLAQAEKQQVADRRVASLLKRAKAQLYKIEKSKSMKLNEQPKAQGQESDSSETSVQGPRIKHVCRRAAVALGRNRAVFPDDMPTLSALPWEEREKILSSMGNDDKSSVAGSEEAEPSAPPNKPLKPITRHKTPQEPLVKKGRRSRRCGQCPGCQVPEDCGVCTNCLDKPKFGGRNIKKQCCKMRKCQNLQWMPSKAFLQKEAKASKKEKKKYRVQEKDSQHVSKSQSSEANQKTVVTPLATISREESTLRKIESLPLEEMPPQQECSGTPQDTALPAATFRKERKQQQTSAPAEVSIAAPEQPSESLDEDVENCTANNSEVKKVLPMAETGSEAKQLKKQILRYNLPSKQKLKEKEKLLSSKAENSTLNVLGPSSNENNTKHKVPSDGVHRIRVDFKEDYSLENIWDLGGLSILTSVPIMPRVVCFLCASSGHVEFVYCQVCCEPFHTFCLEENERPLEEQRENWCCRRCKFCYVCARQQQAAKQLLECTKCRNSYHPECLGPNYPTRPSKKKKVWMCMKCVRCKSCGATTPGKGWDAQWSHDFSLCHECAKLFAKGNFCPLCDKCYDDDDYESKMMQCGKCDRWVHAKCENLTDEMYEMLSNLPESIAYMCINCTDQHPAEWRTALETELQGSVRRVLTALLNSRTTTHLLRYRQSVKPPELNPETEETLPSRSSPEGPDPPVLTEVLPQCESPLDLEGVKKKMDQGQYASVLEFSDDIVKIIQTAINCDGGQLENKKANSMVKSFFLRQMERVFPWFNVRESRFWEPNKVSSNSCLHPNAVLPPSLDHNYAQLQEREEGSRPELLAVMKKIIPAPKATESLSPPSATHSPVDGHGSYRSREQSPELAPPPGVDDDRQCVLCLKYGDDNSNDGGRLLYIGQNEWTHVNCALWSAEVFEDDDGSLKNVHMAVVRGKQLRCEHCQRPGATVGCCLTSCTSNYHFMCARLKNCVFLEDKKVYCQRHRDLVKGEVLSDSGFEVSRRILVDFEGISLRRKFLNGLEPENIRIMIGSMKIDCLGILTSLSDCEQKLFPVGYQCSRVYWSTQDARKRCVYTCKIVVCCPPVVEPDINSTVQHENNRTIRHSPAATDNLPVASVPTAANKPAHKVAGGAYWNRKTGHLLRSPGSRPLPSAGSPTPVMHEIVTVGDPLLNSSLKKIGSRRHSTSSLSPCPAKTHVTITPQQLVSPVSRPATSSPPKEEGAPQSPITAQKNQLRLAGHLEGTDRTRTVEQSPPSVAKVVGPRNEKGRVMMASEPVQAAPLRDVNSDEAEDGGHVGAAFLNSGKELSANRSSNMPVKGSRKATESRQPDDSPPAPCTPGSHNSKDKRSKLRASRETLKEKERPAQAGAASSPDVKLGNLEGCVPEPPEPNRKRTVKVTLTPLKMDSDSSKPLQSSSSLPCALPFSSDEHQESHYQKDDLCHSNKCQEDDGTVSVKRRYPRRSARARSNMFFGLTPFYGVRSYGEEDIPFFNSGDKKRSSGGVSRRSAEGQVDGADDISTSSSDGSCEEEDEELRGAPCKDEDSFYYSFTRTVINPSGARFLEEELLDDGCRRRELGLPQIGQLDGVDDSSESDASISTTGTSTSANKVPPTSSKRKSKEARVEKMDLEGSEPRVKEPTGSSTSKKDCLPLGGVEAQLSLNAELLKSDSDNTNSDDCGNILPSDIMEFVLNTPSLQTLGQRAESSSSELLSLDEGFGLDGNRGKDMGLFEDFPQPLPSAEPGEGGVSATIAGEEQFELPLELPSDLSVLTTRSPAVTNQNHGGLMTDGPERPILALATDDSVDKNSDKQPVSAPSELQQGGESQASDGHMTPEHFIQGQGTTEHMGSPACGQVGEPVTQDLARSSGTPGLQVPTSPTVQKYLTCPTENVGTAQVASTAVQTSATHLKPGTEKLIVVNQHMQPLYVLQTLPNGVTQQIQLAPPMDAMAFAAGLSPGMAASPLLPLTHHSQLHSFAGGAQTTFQPGLPSSAPGLLIGDTSILVSDSSQRADLAANTSAVLPPTTGSSPPVTSASHGKKRPISRLQPRKVKKPARSAASTAVTSTEVMPNMTVINFSSPMSASVPNPAAGHRTVPNIIKRPKSGLMYFESVSSLGAPPAVLGQDSSSHLVTPGQSMLNVVPMPPAVTQNPGPLGSTELSSSIGNILLKASQQNLGISEQVALQPSTSNFSPLGSSATADSDSGCVLPSSAEQDGQYQLQCQQLSPLLDSVCPLLPSSLPQENTQTCMQISAPAASTLVSLNQPQSSEALAATKGKPKSKRIQPIPDKGSSKKLKSCHTKDRTAKADHESDIKAGTSSSQPVPNMKNSTEKSDPLQKGEPKLNTQNLLKEPETTENAKGKQGKIQELGARADHEASPSKQQHHHKVIKGLMFEICSDDGGFKVCSESIEDAWKSLTDKVQEARSNARLRQLSFDGVSGLRMLGVIHDAVLFLIEQLYGTKHCRKYKFRFHKPQESDEPPLNPHGAARAEVNQRRSMFDMFNFLTSRHRHPPEYSPNDEEEEEVQLKSARRATSLDLPMPMRFRHLKKTSKEAVGVYRSAIHGRGLFCKRNIDAGEMVIEYSGNVIRSSLTDKREKYYDSKGIGCYMFRIDDYEVVDATMHGNAARFINHSCEPNCYSRVIHVDGQKHIVIFAMRKIYQGEELTYDYKFPIEDASNKLPCNCGAKKCRRFLN is encoded by the exons TTTCAGGTAGAGTACGGCAAGTGCGGAAACCCAGAGGACGGCCACCAAGGGTCATTAAAGTTGCAAGGAATTCTGCTCTGCTGGACTCTCCTTCCAGTAAAGTGGATGTTGCTGCTGTCAGACATCCTCAGAGAAAGAAAGCACCTGGCCGCCCTCCTGCTTtaggagagaagagaagaggaagaCCCCCTACCTCAGGTGCTTCAAAAGATGTCCAGCATCTTCACAGCCCTTCAGGGTCACAGGAAAAGCGGGAAACGGCTCTGCAGAGTGTTGGTGGATCGCCCAGGAAGGAAGTACAGGAAGATGTTAAGGAAAGAAAGCTGGCCAAGCGGGCGCTACACTGGACAGTCCATCAGCATGAAACTTCCAGACTTGGCCGCATCCCCAAAATCAAGCGGCTCCGTGCTGTCAAACTCGCGGCGCTCAAACCTCGCCTCAAAGCCATGGGCCGAAAGGGAGTGTCCATGCCtgccacccaaaaaagacgtGGCCGCCCTCCCTCTAGTGAGCGTCTCAAAGCTGTGGTAACCGCAGCAACGTTTGGCACAGAGCAGAAGATTTCAAGGGTCCGCCGTGAGCGTGACCAGCATTCCAAACTGCGATCCTCCCCTTCTCCTGCCAGCACTGGGCCATGCTTAGTGCCTGCCTCCCCCACCAGGACTGGACGGGGCTGCTCTGTGGGTGTGCGGCAGAGCCCACGGCGTGTAAAGCCTGTCCGCATCGTCCCGCCTACCAAAAGAACTGATGCCACCATCGCCAAGCAACTGCTGCAGCGCGCCAAAAAAGGAGCGCAGAAGAAAATGATGGAAAAGGAAGCAGCCACTGGGGTGGCAGTTGGTGTGGAGCCGGgagcgaggaggaggaggacacaaCTGAAAAGCATCCGTCAGTTCATTATGCCCGTGGTCAGCACTGTGTCCTCACGCATCATTAAGACTCCAAAGCGCTTCATTGAGGATGAGGCAAGCTTTGTGTCGCCACCTCCACACGTCAAAGTGGCTCGATTAGAGACCGTGGCAACATCAGGTGTTcctccctcctcttcttcctcctcttcttcatcttctgcGGCTGCAGCAAGCTCTCCTCCTGCTTCATTGCCTCTCCCTCCCCCGCCTCCACCCACCAGTGGAGTCTTAGCTAGCAGCTGCGCCAGCAATGGACGCTTCAGCAGCAGTGCAGCCTCCTGTGGCTCCAGCGAAAAGTCCAGTGCCGTGTCCCAGCATTCCTCGCAGCTTTCCTCTGGAGAGTCCTCTCGTTCCAGTAGCCCTAGCCTTGACACTTCTACAGACTCCCAAGCCTCAGAGGGCACTCAGGGCTCACCTTCTTCACCAGGAGAGCGTGATGTTGTCTCCAGACCCCTCTCTCCACCTCCTGGACTTGAGGAACGGGTTGTGCGGAGCCGTCGCTTCCAGAGTGCAAAGAAAACTGCTGCATCTCCACCTCAGGCAGGCTCCCAACAGGCCTCTTCAacagcctcctcctcctcttccccaCCACACCCGCCTTTGCTTGCCCCTTCCTTGCCTACGCAGCCTGCCACGTCTGCCTCATCTGCGGCCACTGGCATAGTGGAGCATCACTCCCACCACCCTCATTGGATCCTTCCACATGCTATTTCTCCATTTTTGCCCACATCAGCGGTGGTCTCCCCACTTCAAGAAAAGCGCAAGTCAATTCTTCGAGAACCCACATTCCGTTGGATCTCATCAAAGCACTCCCGTTCTGAGACTCCATACTTCTCCACCGCCAAATATGCCAAGGAAGGCCTTATACGCAAGCCCATCTTTGACAATATACGCCCTCCTCCTTTGACACCTGAGGATGTCGGCCTGCTGCCTCCTCCTTCAGGCGGTGCAGCAGGTTTTGCTGCCCCTGGCGGTGCGGCAGCAGCATCTGGCCGCCTCTTCTCTCCCCTCCACCATCACCATCAtcaccatcaccatcatcacCACCTGCGCTTTGAGAGCCAGCATCATAAGCGTAGCCCTCTGCTTCGTGCACCTCGTTTCACTCCCAGTGAGGCCCACTCACGTATCTTTGAGTCTCTCACCCTTCCCTCTCCACAGTCCTCTGCCAAAGGCAGTCCAATAGCTTCATCTTCCCCACTGCagtcctcctcttcttcctcttctgccAGCAGGTCACGACGGCAAAGACGTGTTTTCAGTCCCTTGCCAGCTCAGCCCCGCTCACCCTCTCACTCCATGCGGACACGAAGCAGCCGATCAGGAAATCAGAACAGCACCAATGCCAGGGAGCTCTCGCCACTGGCTCAGCACTCCAGTTCCCTGCCCGAGGCCCCTCTTGGCTCTCTGGTCTCTAGTGCCTTAACCTCGCCTGCCTTCAGCAGCTTCTCTCCAGCTGATGGAGTGGCAGAGCCTGGCGGCAGCCGGAAACATGGATCAGGAGTCAGCACCTCATCCTCTCCTCTGTACCCATTGTTTCCTGTGAGCAAGCGTGGCAAAGAGAGGGTGTGCAGCAAGGAGGCAGAGAGAGAAGCCCTGACCGAAGGGGAccgtgagagagagaaagagaacaagcGTGATTCTGGCAGTAGGAAAGAGCGTGAGAAAAAAGGCAGAAGTGCAGTCCTTGATGTCCAGGGTGCTGTGGAAGGCAAAGAAAGCGAAGAAATCACAGCTGCAGTGTCACCTACGCAGAAGAAGCTGGGCCGTAAAAAGTCTCTGTCCACAGACCCTGAAGGGAATCTTGCATCTGAGCCGGCAGAAGCTGCTGCTGCCAAAAGTCGACTTTCCAGAAAGAGTAGAGGGGGTCCCCTCGAATTGGACGGTGGGAGCAAAGAGGAAAGAGGCCTCCAGCCTGTAGTTTCTGCCAGTCAGTCAAGCCCCCAGCCAGCAGCTCCAGCTGCCAAACAACCCACCGCTGCCTCCCTTGGCTCAATGCTGGCCCAAGCAGAGAAGCAGCAAGTGGCTGACAGAAGAGTGGCAAGTTTGCTGAAGAGGGCCAAGGCACAGCTGTATAAGATCGAAAAGAGCAAATCGATGAAGTTGAATGAGCAGCCAAAAGCACAG GGACAAGAAAGTGATTCCTCTGAGACGTCCGTACAAGGTCCTCGTATAAAACACGTGTGTCGTCGTGCTGCAGTGGCTCTGGGTCGCAACAGAGCTGTGTTTCCAGATGACATGCCCACCCTTAGTGCCTTGCCTTGGGAGGAGAGGGAGAAAATCCTGTCTTCCATGGGAAATGATG ATAAATCTTCAGTTGCAGGATCAGAAGAGGCAGAACCCAGCGCGCCTCCAAATAAGCCTTTGAAACCAATTACCCGCCACAAGACCCCTCAGGAACCCCTGGTTAAAAAAGGCCGTCGGTCCCGTCGCTGTGGGCAATGTCCCGGCTGCCAAGTTCCCGAGGATTGTGGGGTCTGCACCAACTGCTTGGACAAGCCAAAGTTTGGGGGGCGGAATATAAAGAAGCAGTGCTGCAA GATGAGGAAGTGTCAGAACCTACAGTGGATGCCTTCAAAAGCATTCCTACAGAAGGAGGCCAAAG catctaagaaggaaaaaaagaagtacCGGGTCCAGGAAAAAGACTCTCAACATGTCTCAAAGAGCCAGTCCAGTGAAGCCAACCAAAAAACTGTTGTGACACCATTGGCCACCATTTCCAGAGAGGAGTCAACTCTTCGAAAGATTGAATCTCTCCCCTTAGAAGAAATGCCCCCCCAGCAAGAGTGTTCAGGGACACCTCAAGACACAGCTCTTCCAGCTGCCACGTTTCGAAAAGAACGCAAGCAGCAGCAAACTTCAGCTCCGGCTGAAGTGTCCATTGCTGCCCCCGAACAGCCCTCAGAATCATTAGATGAGGATGTGGAAAACTGCACAGCAAACAACAGTGAAGTGAAGAAGGTCTTGCCTATGGCAGAAACTG GCTCTGAGGCTAAACAGCTAAAGAAACAAATCCTTCGGTATAACCTGCCCTCTAAGCAAAAGCTCAAGGAAAAG GAAAAGCTGCTGTCCTCAAAAGCCGAGAACAGTACTTTAAATGTGTTGGGCCCTTCCTCGAATGAAAACAACACCAAACACAAGGTGCCTTCAGATGGAGTGCATCGCATCAGAGTGGATTTTAAG GAAGACTACAGCTTAGAAAACATCTGGGATTTGGGAGGGTTGAGCATTCTGACATCTGTGCCAATCATGCCAAGAGTGGTGTGTTTCCTGTGTGCCAGCAGTGGGCATGTAGAG TTTGTCTACTGTCAGGTTTGCTGTGAACCCTTTCACACGTTTTGTTTGGAGGAGAATGAGCGCCCACTGGAGGAGCAAAGAGAGAACTGGTGCTGCCGGCGTTGCAAATTCTGCTATGTTTGTGCACGCCAGCAGCAGGCGGCAAAG CAACTCCTGGAGTGCACAAAGTGCCGGAACAGTTACCATCCTGAATGTCTAGGTCCCAACTACCCAACACGCCcatcaaagaagaagaaagtttgG ATGTGTATGAAATGTGTTCGGTGCAAGAGCTGTGGTGCCACAACCCCAGGCAAAGGCTGGGATGCACAGTGGTCTCATGATTTTTCTCTATGCCACGAGTGTGCCAAACTCTTTGCTAAAG GAAACTTTTGTCCTCTGTGTGACAAGTgctatgatgatgatgactaTGAAAGCAAAATGATGCAGTGTGGCAAATGTGACCGCTGGGTGCATGCCAAGTGTGAAAATCTAACAG ATGAAATGTATGAAATGCTTTCTAATCTGCCTGAAAGCATCGCCTACATGTGCATCAACTGCACTGACCAGCACCCAGCAGAGTGGAGAACAGCCCTGGAGACAGAGCTACAGGGTTCAGTGCGGCGAGTCCTCACTGCATTGCTGAATTCTCGCACCACTACGCACTTGTTGCGCTATCGACAA TCAGTAAAGCCTCCTGAGCTGAACCCAGAAACAGAGGAGACACTGCCATCCCGCAGCTCGCCTGAGGGTCCGGATCCCCCAGTGCTTACTGAGGTTCTCCCGCAGTGCGAGTCTCCCCTTGATCTGGAGGGTGTCAAGAAGAAGATGGATCAGGGCCAGTATGCTTCAGTG CTGGAGTTCAGTGATGACATTGTCAAAATTATCCAGACTGCAATAAACTGTGATGGAGGGCAACTTGAGAACAAAAAGGCCAACAGCATGGTGAAATCCTTCTTCTTACGG CAAATGGAGAGAGTTTTTCCGTGGTTCAATGTCAGAGAATCCAGATTCTGGGAACCAAACAAAGTTTCTTCAAA CAGTTGTCTTCACCCAAATGCGGTACTGCCCCCCTCACTAGACCATAACTACGCACAGTTGCAGGAACGTGAAGAAGGCAGCAGGCCTGAACTACTCGCTGTCATGAAAAAAATCATCCCAGCTCCCAAAGCCACCGAGTCTCTGTCTCCTCCTTCAGCGACCCATTCTCCAGTAGATGGACATG GTTCTTATCGGAGTCGTGAGCAGAGTCCAGAGTTAGCCCCACCACCTGGAGTGGATGATGACCGGCAGTGTGTGCTGTGTTTGAAGTATGGTGATGACAACAGCAAT GATGGCGGCCGGCTACTCTATATTGGCCAGAATGAGTGGACGCATGTCAATTGTGCCCTATGGTCAGCAGAGGTTTTTGAAGATGACGATGGCTCTTTGAAGAATGTACACATGGCAGTGGTGCGGGGAAAGCAACTG CGATGTGAGCACTGCCAGCGTCCTGGTGCCACAGTTGGCTGTTGCCTAACATCTTGCACCAGTAATTACCACTTTATGTGTGCCCGGTTAAAGAACTGTGTCTTCCTGGAGGACAAAAAGGTCTACTGCCAGCGGCATCGTGATTTAGTCAAAGGGGAG GTTCTTTCTGACTCTGGGTTTGAGGTTAGTCGGCGAATTTTAGTTGACTTTGAAGGCATCAGTTTGAGGAGGAAATTTCTCAATGGCTTGGAGCCAGAGAATATACGAATAATGATAG GCTCCATGAAAATTGATTGCCTTGGGATTCTAACCAGCCTCTCGGACTGTGAGCAGAAGCTTTTCCCTGTTGGCTATCA GTGCTCACGAGTGTACTGGAGTACACAGGATGCTCGCAAGCGCTGTGTATACACATGCAAGATTGTAGTTTGCTGCCCTCCAGTGGTGGAACCTGACATTAACAGCACTGTTCAACATGAGAACAATAGGACCATCCGTCACAGCCCAGCAGCCACAG ATAATCTGCCAGTTGCCTCTGTGCCAACAGCAGCAAACAAGCCAGCCCATAAAGTGGCAGGTGGGGCTTACTGGAACAGGAAAACAGGTCACTTGCTTCGCTCTCCAGGCTCTAGGCCACTACCATCAGCAG GAAGCCCCACGCCAGTGATGCATGAGATTGTGACGGTTGGAGACCCCCTGCTCAACTCAAGTCTGAAGAAAATTGGTTCTAGACGACATAGCACATCCTCTCTTAGTCCTTGCCCTGCTAAGACTCATGTGACTATTACACCACAGCAGCTAGTGAGCCCTGTATCACGACCAGCTACTTCCTCTCCTCCAAAAGAGGAAGGTGCTCCTCAAAGCCCTATCACAGCCCAAAAGAACCAGTTGCGTCTAGCAGGCCATTTAGAGGGGACAGACAGGACAAGAACTGTAGAGCAATCCCCTCCTTCAGTGGCCAAAGTTGTAGGCCCAAGGAATGAAAAAGGTAGGGTGATGATGGCTAGTGAGCCTGTCCAAGCAGCACCTCTAAGAGATGTCAACTCAGATGAAGCAGAAGATGGGGGACATGTGGGTGCAGCTTTCCTGAATTCTGGCAAGGAGCTCTCTGCTAATCGATCATCAAATATGCCAGTCAAAGGGAGCAGGAAAGCAACTGAGAGCAGGCAGCCTGATGACTCTCCTCCTGCACCGTGCACTCCAGGTTCCCACAACAGCAAAGACAAGCGCAGCAAATTGAGGGCATCCAGAGAGACcttgaaagaaaaggaaaggccAGCTCAGGCTGGTGCTGCATCCTCACCAGATGTCAAACTCGGCAACTTGGAGGGATGTGTGCCAGAACCACCAGAGCCCAATCGGAAGCGCACAGTCAAGGTGACCCTGACACCTTTAAAGATGGATTCTGATAGCAGCAAACCCCTACAGTCCTCCTCttcactgccttgtgccctcccCTTCTCATCTGACGAACACCAGGAGAGTCACTATCAAAAAGATGACCTCTGTCACAGCAACAAGTGCCAGGAGGATGATGGCACTGTATCTGTGAAACGGCGGTATCCTCGCCGCAGTGCCCGTGCCAGATCTAATATGTTCTTTGGTCTCACACCCTTCTATGGTGTCCGCTCCTATGGGGAGGAGGACATTCCTTTCTTCAACAGTGGGGACAAAAAGAGGAGCAGTGGAGGGGTGAGCAGGCGCTCGGCAGAGGGTCAGGTAGATGGGGCAGATGACATTAGCACCTCATCCTCGGATGGAAGTTGTGAAGAGGAGGACGAAGAGTTGCGGGGTGCTCCTTGCAAAGATGAAGACTCTTTTTATTACAGCTTCACTCGCACAGTCATTAATCCTAGTGGTGCCCGGTTCTTGGAGGAGGAGCTGCTTGATGACGGATGTAGAAGACGAGAGCTGGGGCTGCCACAGATTGGCCAGCTGGATGGAGTGGACGATAGCTCTGAGAGTGATGCTAGCATCAGCACCACTGGCACTTCCACCTCTGCAAACAAAGTGCCTCCAACCAGTAGTAAGAGGAAGAGCAAAGAGGCCCGTGTGGAAAAGATGGACCTGGAAGGGAGTGAGCCCAGGGTTAAGGAACCAACCGGCAGTAGTACCAGCAAGAAGGACTGCTTGCCTCTTGGGGGTGTTGAGGCTCAGCTGTCCCTCAATGCTGAACTGCTGAAGTCAGACTCTGATAACACCAACAGCGATGACTGTGGCAACATTCTTCCCTCTGACATCATGGAATTTGTACTTAACACCCCATCCTTGCAGACTCTGGGCCAGAGAGCCGAGTCATCCTCCTCAGAGCTGCTGTCGTTGGATGAAGGTTTTGGGCTAGATGGGAACAGAGGAAAAGACATGGGGCTCTTTGAGGACTTTCCCCAGCCACTGCCCTCTGCTGAGCCTGGGGAGGGTGGAGTTAGTGCCACCATAGCAGGGGAGGAGCAGTTTGAGCTTCCTCTGGAACTACCCTCTGACCTGTCTGTTTTGACAACCCGTAGCCCAGCTGTAACCAACCAAAACCATGGTGGCCTAATGACGGATGGCCCTGAGCGACCTATCCTGGCTTTGGCTACTGACGATTCCGTAGATAAGAACTCTGACAAGCAGCCTGTTTCAGCCCCCAGCGAGCTCCAGCAGGGTGGAGAGAGCCAGGCCTCAGATGGGCATATGACCCCAGAACACTTCATCCAAGGCCAAGGAACAACTGAGCACATGGGCAGCCCGGCTTGCGGACAAGTGGGAGAACCAGTCACTCAGGATTTAGCCAGGAGTTCAGGAACCCCTGGGCTGCAGGTCCCTACCTCTCCAACCGTTCAGAAGTACTTGACATGCCCTACAGAAAATGTAGGAACAGCCCAGGTAGCTAGCACAGCAGTTCAGACCTCAGCCACACACCTCAAACCTGGCACTGAAAAGTTGATTGTTGTGAACCAGCATATGCAGCCGCTCTACGTCCTACAGACCCTTCCCAACGGTGTCACTCAACAGATACAGTTGGCACCACCAATGGATGCAATGGCCTTTGCAGCCGGCCTGAGTCCTGGAATGGCTGCTTCACCACTGTTACCACTTACCCACCACTCTCAACTTCACTCTTTTGCTGGAGGAGCCCAGACCACCTTCCAACCTGGCCTTCCGAGCTCGGCGCCTGGTCTTCTAATTGGGGATACATCTATTTTGGTGTCTGATTCCAGTCAGCGCGCAGACCTTGCTGCTAATACATCTGCTGTATTGCCACCTACCACTGGCAGCTCTCCACCAGTAACCAGTGCCAGCCACGGTAAGAAGCGTCCTATTTCACGACTGCAGCCGCGCAAGGTAAAGAAACCGGCACGCTCTGCAGCCTCGACTGCAGTAACCTCTACAGAAGTTATGCCAAACATGACGGTTATTAATTTTTCCTCACCAATGTCTGCCAGTGTGCCCAATCCAGCTGCAGGCCACCGAACAGTGCCCAACATTATCAAACGGCCCAAGTCAGGTCTTATGTATTTTGAGTCTGTGTCATCCCTGGGAGCACCACCTGCTGTCCTTGGCCAGGACTCCTCATCGCACCTTGTGACGCCTGGCCAGTCAATGCTTAATGTGGTTCCTATGCCTCCTGCTGTGACACAAAATCCAGGACCCTTGGGCTCCACTGAGCTGAGTAGCTCTATAGGCAACATACTCTTAAAAGCTAGCCAGCAGAATTTGGGAATTTCCGAACAAGTTGCGCTGCAGCCCAGCACCAGCAACTTCTCCCCTCTTGGCAGCTCAGCAACAGCAGATAGCGACAGTGGTTGTGTCCTTCCTTCTTCAGCAGAGCAAGATGGCCAGTACCAACTGCAGTGCCAGCAGTTAAGTCCACTCCTGGATAGTGTCTGCCCCCTTCTGCCAAGTAGCCTGCCACAGGAGAATACCCAAACTTGCATGCAAATCTCTGCTCCAGCTGCTAGCACCTTGGTTTCTCTAAACCAACCACAGAGCTCTGAAGCTCTAGCCGCTACCAAAGGAAAGCCCAAATCCAAACGTATTCAGCCCATTCCGGATAAAGGCAGCAGCAAGAAGCTCAAGTCATGCCACACCAAGGACAGAACTGCCAAAGCAGACCATGAGAGTGACATCAAGGCAGGGACCAGCAGCAG CCAACCAGTTCCCAACATGAAAAATTCCACAGAGAAGAGTGATCCTCTGCAAAAGGGCGAGCCAAAATT AAACACCCAAAATCTTCTGAAGGAACCTGAGACCACAGAAAATGCGAAAGGAAAGCAAGGGAAGATCCAGGAGTTGG GGGCCCGTGCAGATCATGAGGCTTCTCCCTCCAAACAGCAGCATCATCACAAGGTAATAAAAGGTCTCATGTTTGAGATCTGCAGTGATGATGGTGGCTTCAAGGTCTGCTCAGAGAGCATTGAGG ATGCATGGAAATCCCTGACTGACAAGGTCCAAGAAGCAAGATCCAATGCCCGCCTTCGGCAGCTCTCCTTTGATG GTGTCAGTGGCCTCCGCATGCTGGGTGTTATCCATGATGCCGTCCTCTTTCTGATTGAGCAGCTGTATGGCACTAAACACTGTAGGAAATACAAGTTTCGCTTCCATAAGCCTCAAGAGTCTGACGAGCCACCCCTAAACCCACATGGTGCAGCCAGAGCTGAAGTAAACCAGAG GCGATCCATGTTTGACATGTTTAATTTTCTCACATCCCGACACCGGCATCCACCTGAGTACAGTCCAAAtgatgaagaggaagaggaagtacAACTAAAGTCTGCACG